In Chitinophaga sp. HK235, a single window of DNA contains:
- a CDS encoding PorP/SprF family type IX secretion system membrane protein, with protein MKKLIVNITVVWVVGMLVSVSVSAQDLHFSQYFNSPLTTNPANTGFIPDGNFRVGINYRDQWSSVPVPYKTMSAYGDVQLLREKLIYGWVGVGGVILRDVAGSGNLTSTKGYASVAYHQLLGESSLLSLGFQAGSAGKRVDITKLTFGDQWNGKFFDSRMPTAEPFTQSAVNYFDMNVGMNYAYFPTENLYINTGLAVQHINTPRETFYDGDNKVSRRYTGFLNASIKTSDVLIINPSAYYSRQANTHEFVIGLNAAYNLSGDGDKQVSGGIYYRAKDAAVFLVGYQLSNIKLQFSYDVTTSNLATSNSRRGAYEIGLVYSGLYSNRSFNNAKRATICPSF; from the coding sequence ATGAAGAAGTTGATTGTTAACATCACGGTAGTATGGGTAGTCGGAATGCTGGTTTCTGTAAGCGTATCTGCTCAGGACCTGCACTTTTCCCAGTATTTCAATTCACCGTTAACCACTAATCCGGCTAACACCGGTTTTATCCCTGACGGAAACTTCCGTGTCGGTATCAATTACCGTGACCAGTGGAGTAGTGTCCCTGTGCCTTACAAGACCATGTCGGCCTATGGAGACGTGCAATTGTTGAGGGAAAAGCTTATCTATGGCTGGGTGGGTGTGGGTGGTGTGATCCTGCGGGATGTGGCCGGAAGCGGTAATCTGACATCTACCAAAGGATACGCCTCTGTGGCCTATCACCAGCTGCTGGGCGAAAGCAGCCTGCTGTCGCTGGGCTTTCAGGCCGGATCAGCCGGTAAACGGGTAGACATTACCAAGCTTACCTTCGGTGACCAATGGAATGGGAAGTTTTTTGATTCCCGTATGCCTACTGCGGAGCCTTTCACGCAATCGGCCGTTAACTATTTTGATATGAATGTGGGAATGAACTACGCCTATTTCCCGACAGAAAATCTGTATATCAACACTGGGCTCGCAGTACAACATATCAATACGCCCCGGGAAACCTTCTATGATGGTGATAACAAGGTCTCACGCCGGTATACCGGCTTCCTGAATGCCAGTATCAAAACCAGTGACGTACTGATCATCAATCCCAGTGCTTATTATTCCCGGCAGGCCAATACACATGAATTTGTGATTGGGTTGAATGCTGCCTATAATCTCTCTGGTGACGGCGACAAACAGGTGTCCGGCGGTATTTACTACCGGGCCAAAGATGCAGCGGTGTTTTTGGTGGGATATCAGCTCAGTAATATAAAGCTGCAGTTCAGCTATGATGTGACCACCTCCAACCTGGCTACTTCCAACAGCCGGCGGGGGGCCTATGAAATCGGCCTGGTTTACAGTGGATTGTATTCCAACCGCAGCTTTAATAACGCCAAAAGGGCTACTATCTGTCCTTCTTTCTAG
- a CDS encoding phosphonatase-like hydrolase, with amino-acid sequence MEIQLAVFDIAGTTLHDESNVAKVLQQTILLAGVEVTLEEVNEVMGYAKPYAIRYLLKQKNDARFADENFIGELHTRFVEDMKKHYATDSTVREKQGVSAVFAALRQKGIKVALDTGFDRDITNVILERTGWLQQGLVDAVATSDEVPYGRPYPYMVYRIMEQLEIRSIAQVAKIGDTISDLEEGTNAGCRYVVGVTTGAYTREELEKGPHTHLVASLDELLSIL; translated from the coding sequence ATGGAGATACAATTAGCCGTTTTTGATATTGCCGGCACCACGCTGCATGATGAGTCGAACGTAGCAAAGGTGTTACAGCAGACCATTCTGCTGGCCGGGGTAGAAGTTACTTTGGAGGAAGTGAACGAAGTAATGGGATATGCCAAACCTTATGCAATCCGTTATCTGCTGAAACAGAAAAACGATGCACGTTTTGCAGACGAAAACTTTATCGGGGAGCTGCATACCAGGTTCGTGGAAGACATGAAAAAACACTATGCCACCGATAGCACCGTCCGTGAAAAACAAGGCGTATCCGCCGTATTCGCGGCATTACGGCAAAAAGGTATCAAAGTGGCGCTGGATACCGGCTTTGACAGAGATATCACCAATGTGATCCTGGAGCGCACCGGCTGGCTGCAACAGGGACTGGTAGATGCAGTAGCCACCAGCGATGAAGTGCCTTATGGTCGCCCTTATCCCTACATGGTGTACCGTATCATGGAACAACTGGAAATACGCAGTATTGCGCAGGTAGCCAAAATCGGAGATACTATTTCCGATCTGGAAGAAGGTACCAACGCAGGTTGCCGTTATGTAGTGGGCGTAACCACCGGCGCCTATACCCGTGAAGAACTGGAGAAAGGTCCGCATACCCATCTGGTGGCCTCTTTGGATGAATTGTTATCTATATTGTAA
- a CDS encoding TIGR03364 family FAD-dependent oxidoreductase — protein sequence MQQQQADVAVVGAGIVGLAMAYKLAVKGKKVVLFERNSKAISASIRNFGLVWPIGQRAGKMYDRAMHSRSVWKEIAAATGLQCQETGSLHLVYEKDELAVLEEFAQAAPDNGFNCELITPGNIGKYTSAIKTDGLKGALWSPTEMTVNPRVASATIAKYLEEKMNVIVRFNTAVNGISMPYIETKEERWKVDHVYVCSGADFETLYPAAYATAPLTKCKLQMMRTIPQPGNWQLGPALCAGLTLAHYASFNDCAALVPLKQRFQEEMPEYVKWGIHLLISQNGAGELTIGDSHEYGPDFEPFDKAFINDLILKYMHTFLEAPAYTIQEQWHGIYPKLTNGATELVMSPEKGVTVVNALSGAGMTLSFGLAEELTTAAGL from the coding sequence ATGCAACAACAACAAGCTGACGTAGCGGTAGTAGGCGCAGGCATAGTAGGACTGGCCATGGCTTACAAGCTGGCTGTCAAAGGCAAAAAAGTAGTTTTATTTGAAAGAAACAGCAAAGCCATCAGCGCTTCTATCCGCAACTTCGGGCTGGTATGGCCTATAGGTCAGCGTGCCGGGAAGATGTACGACCGCGCTATGCATAGCCGCAGCGTATGGAAGGAAATTGCTGCTGCCACCGGCCTGCAATGCCAGGAAACAGGCTCCCTGCACCTCGTATACGAAAAAGATGAACTGGCTGTGCTGGAAGAATTTGCCCAGGCCGCTCCTGACAACGGGTTTAACTGTGAGCTGATCACTCCCGGCAATATTGGGAAATATACCAGCGCCATCAAAACGGACGGTCTGAAAGGTGCTCTGTGGAGCCCTACTGAAATGACTGTCAACCCCCGTGTGGCCAGCGCTACCATCGCAAAGTATCTGGAAGAAAAAATGAACGTGATTGTTCGTTTTAATACAGCCGTCAACGGTATCAGCATGCCGTATATCGAAACAAAAGAGGAGCGCTGGAAAGTGGATCATGTATATGTATGCAGCGGCGCTGATTTTGAAACATTATACCCGGCAGCCTATGCTACCGCACCGCTGACCAAATGCAAACTGCAGATGATGCGTACTATTCCGCAGCCGGGCAACTGGCAGCTGGGTCCTGCATTATGTGCTGGTCTCACCCTGGCGCACTATGCCTCTTTCAACGACTGTGCAGCGCTGGTTCCCCTGAAACAACGTTTCCAGGAAGAAATGCCGGAATACGTGAAATGGGGTATCCATCTTCTTATCTCCCAGAACGGTGCAGGCGAACTGACCATCGGTGACTCTCATGAATATGGTCCGGACTTCGAACCATTCGATAAGGCATTCATCAATGATCTTATCCTGAAATACATGCATACCTTCCTGGAAGCACCTGCTTATACTATTCAGGAGCAATGGCATGGTATCTATCCCAAACTCACTAACGGCGCTACCGAACTGGTGATGTCTCCGGAAAAAGGTGTCACGGTCGTGAATGCACTCAGTGGAGCGGGTATGACACTGTCTTTTGGTTTGGCAGAAGAACTGACGACTGCTGCTGGCTTGTAA
- a CDS encoding TIGR00730 family Rossman fold protein → MNDSLKNLKERDWTETRAHSSWQIFKIMAEFVDGFESLAKIGPCISIFGSARTKPGNRYYDLAQDIAKRLAEEGFGIITGGGPGVMEAANKGAQAAHGKSVGANITLPHEQNPNGFIDPDKRLNFDYFFVRKVMFTKYSQGFVMMPGGFGTMDEFFEVATLIQTKKMEETPMVLVGREYWSGLLEWIRTVMMEKESNINPQDLGLLKLFDTADEVVEYFRVFYTTNKLRPNF, encoded by the coding sequence ATGAATGATAGTTTAAAAAATCTCAAAGAAAGGGACTGGACGGAAACAAGAGCGCATTCCAGCTGGCAGATATTCAAGATCATGGCGGAATTCGTAGATGGCTTTGAGTCACTCGCTAAAATAGGACCTTGTATCTCAATATTCGGCTCTGCCCGTACCAAACCCGGTAACCGTTATTATGACCTGGCACAGGATATAGCCAAAAGACTGGCTGAAGAAGGATTTGGTATCATTACCGGCGGTGGTCCGGGTGTGATGGAGGCAGCCAATAAGGGTGCCCAGGCAGCACACGGAAAGTCGGTAGGTGCCAATATCACCCTGCCGCATGAGCAGAATCCCAATGGTTTTATTGACCCCGATAAAAGACTCAACTTCGATTATTTCTTTGTCCGCAAAGTGATGTTCACCAAATATTCTCAGGGTTTTGTAATGATGCCTGGCGGATTTGGTACCATGGATGAATTTTTTGAAGTAGCTACTCTTATCCAGACAAAAAAAATGGAGGAAACTCCCATGGTACTGGTAGGCCGCGAATACTGGAGCGGTTTGCTGGAGTGGATCCGTACCGTGATGATGGAAAAAGAGAGTAATATTAACCCACAGGATCTCGGATTGCTGAAACTGTTTGATACAGCCGATGAAGTAGTGGAGTATTTCCGGGTATTTTATACCACCAATAAACTCAGACCTAATTTTTAA
- a CDS encoding O-methyltransferase, which produces MELISAAAEAFSERYTSPEGEVLYKLNRETHLKVELPHMLSGHVQGRFLQMVSHMIRPRRILELGTYTGYSAICLAAGLPEDGMLHTVDINEELETLCLQYFEASGYSDKIKMHIGKAAEVIDSLDEVFDLVFIDADKAGYVHYYDLVWEKLRPGGFILADNVLYHGQVLQPENEQGSQAKAMVRFCEKVLADDRAEQVLITLRDGLLLIRKK; this is translated from the coding sequence ATGGAGCTCATATCAGCGGCAGCAGAGGCATTTTCAGAGAGGTATACCAGTCCGGAAGGTGAGGTGCTGTATAAATTAAATCGTGAAACGCATCTGAAAGTGGAGTTGCCACATATGCTCAGCGGCCATGTACAGGGCCGGTTTTTGCAGATGGTGAGTCACATGATACGTCCGCGCCGTATTCTGGAACTGGGCACTTATACCGGCTATTCCGCTATCTGTCTGGCTGCCGGCCTCCCGGAAGATGGAATGCTCCATACTGTAGATATCAATGAAGAACTGGAAACCCTTTGCCTTCAGTATTTTGAAGCATCCGGGTATTCTGATAAAATAAAAATGCATATTGGTAAAGCAGCCGAAGTGATCGATTCACTGGATGAAGTGTTTGACCTGGTGTTTATTGATGCTGACAAAGCCGGTTATGTACATTATTACGACCTGGTTTGGGAAAAATTACGCCCCGGCGGATTTATCCTGGCCGACAATGTACTGTATCACGGACAGGTATTACAGCCGGAAAATGAGCAGGGTAGTCAGGCAAAAGCCATGGTAAGATTCTGTGAAAAAGTGCTGGCCGATGACCGTGCAGAACAGGTGTTGATCACCTTGCGCGATGGCCTCCTGCTGATCAGAAAAAAATAA
- a CDS encoding glucosaminidase domain-containing protein, protein MQVRKFLLVVSFLIGCLPLMLKAQKMTTQQYIATYKSIAIDEMRRSGVPAAIKLAQGILETQSGNGTLCLQSNNHFGIKCKNTWTGKTIRYDDDAAQECFRVYDNARDSYKDHSDFLRNNPRYSFLFQFDADDYKSWAFGLKQAGYATNKTYPQQLIKIIEDNNLQLYTLIAMGKAAPEQGSFDEKTPVYAGNNNNKPDTKPTSSRNNHTGYNKPVAGNYPKGVFEINGRRVVFVKAGTSLIQLASQHSIRLSKLVRFNDLENDNPPRKDMFIFLQKKGKRGSKEFHSVNNGETMHDIAQAEGMRLRWLRRRNKMYEGEEPAAGQRLTLDGYASNAPRLAKNTRILKEEDQEPPEDFSPRKEIDKMKEEMGKPAQGGVTSVPESKPAPQQGGVPTGMVDDLKKVGDVGTNGTAKATLPPASTPAPAPQPPVYKPAPAPVPQAGTRYHDVQPKETLYGIAKMYNKSVTQLQEWNNLQGFDIKIGQRLLVNK, encoded by the coding sequence ATGCAAGTAAGAAAATTTTTGTTGGTAGTCAGTTTTCTTATTGGCTGCTTGCCGCTGATGCTGAAGGCTCAGAAAATGACCACTCAGCAGTACATTGCTACCTATAAAAGCATCGCTATCGATGAGATGCGCCGTAGTGGCGTGCCTGCAGCCATCAAACTGGCACAGGGCATTCTCGAAACACAGTCCGGCAACGGTACCCTGTGTTTGCAGTCCAATAACCACTTCGGTATCAAATGTAAAAACACCTGGACCGGTAAAACCATCCGATATGATGACGATGCCGCTCAGGAATGTTTCCGTGTATACGACAACGCCAGAGATTCCTACAAGGATCACTCCGACTTTTTACGCAACAATCCCCGCTATTCTTTCCTGTTCCAGTTTGATGCCGATGATTACAAATCCTGGGCTTTCGGACTTAAACAGGCTGGTTATGCTACCAATAAAACCTATCCGCAGCAGCTGATCAAGATTATTGAAGACAATAACCTGCAGTTATACACGCTGATCGCCATGGGTAAAGCTGCCCCGGAACAAGGCAGTTTCGATGAAAAAACACCGGTATATGCAGGCAATAACAATAACAAACCGGACACCAAACCAACTTCTTCAAGAAACAACCATACGGGATATAACAAGCCGGTAGCCGGCAACTATCCCAAAGGTGTGTTTGAGATCAACGGCCGCAGAGTGGTATTCGTAAAAGCTGGTACTTCCCTGATACAATTGGCCAGTCAGCACAGTATCCGCCTCAGTAAGCTGGTGCGCTTCAACGATCTGGAAAACGATAACCCTCCCCGTAAAGACATGTTTATCTTCCTGCAAAAGAAAGGTAAAAGAGGTAGCAAGGAGTTTCACAGTGTGAACAATGGAGAAACCATGCACGACATTGCACAGGCTGAAGGTATGCGTCTAAGATGGTTGCGCCGCCGCAACAAGATGTATGAAGGGGAAGAGCCTGCAGCCGGTCAGCGCCTTACGCTCGATGGCTATGCCTCCAATGCGCCCCGTCTGGCTAAAAACACCCGGATATTAAAAGAAGAAGATCAGGAACCACCGGAAGATTTTTCTCCCCGCAAGGAAATCGATAAAATGAAGGAAGAAATGGGCAAACCAGCCCAGGGTGGGGTGACCTCTGTGCCGGAATCCAAACCTGCTCCTCAGCAGGGTGGTGTACCAACAGGCATGGTGGACGACCTGAAAAAAGTAGGAGATGTAGGGACTAACGGTACGGCTAAAGCTACGCTGCCGCCTGCATCTACGCCTGCACCGGCCCCTCAGCCTCCTGTGTACAAACCTGCACCGGCACCGGTTCCGCAGGCGGGTACCCGTTATCACGATGTACAGCCCAAAGAAACACTGTACGGTATTGCTAAGATGTATAACAAGTCTGTAACCCAGTTACAGGAATGGAATAATTTGCAGGGCTTCGATATTAAAATAGGACAGCGCCTGTTAGTGAATAAATAA
- the hpt gene encoding hypoxanthine phosphoribosyltransferase, with product MSVIQVHDKKFQPYIGATELQQRIREMAAEMSRDLKDERPLFIAILNGSFMFAGDLFKYLNIPAEISFIKLASYKGTKSTGNVVQAIGLDEDLFGRTVVIVEDIVDTGKTLSQFLPQLEHQQPKKLLVASLLTKPEAMVHPIKIDYLGFSVPNKFLLGYGLDYDGLGRNLPEIYQLVE from the coding sequence ATGTCGGTTATTCAGGTGCATGACAAGAAGTTCCAGCCTTATATTGGCGCCACTGAACTGCAGCAACGTATCAGGGAAATGGCTGCCGAAATGAGCAGGGACCTGAAAGATGAACGCCCGCTGTTTATTGCCATCCTCAACGGCTCTTTTATGTTTGCCGGTGATCTTTTCAAATATCTCAACATTCCCGCTGAGATATCTTTTATCAAACTGGCTTCCTACAAAGGGACCAAATCTACCGGTAATGTAGTACAGGCCATCGGACTGGATGAAGATCTCTTCGGCCGTACCGTGGTGATCGTGGAAGATATTGTGGATACCGGTAAAACGCTGAGCCAGTTCCTGCCACAGCTGGAACACCAGCAACCTAAAAAGCTGCTGGTAGCATCACTGCTCACCAAACCGGAAGCCATGGTGCATCCTATCAAAATTGATTATCTGGGATTCTCTGTGCCTAATAAATTCCTGTTGGGTTATGGGTTGGATTATGATGGTCTGGGCCGTAACCTGCCTGAGATCTATCAGCTGGTAGAGTAG
- a CDS encoding von Willebrand factor type A domain-containing protein has protein sequence MRKFLLLLLLWGGSIQAQTIWVSGAVEDSITHRPLAGVTVSVMNDTAKVLTNAFGLFKLGIPATVAKLLLTREGYHPLQIAVKNTDRLLITLSPIHKAPDAIALAKASARVRQYSNPNYGNVGMGVNAFFNETYGTTYENRFTRAKVRPVSVFAVDVDRASYSNVRRFLRLKEPVPVDAVRIEEMVNYFHYDYPLPPEGKTMALYSRYATCPWEPSHQLLQIAIRAKALQTDSLPPSNLVFLIDVSGSMGTPNKLPLLQAAFRILVNNLRPADKVAIVTYSSEPGVKLPATSGEEKEKILNAIDNLSAGGATAGEAAIKMAYQIAAEQFVPDGNNRVILATDGDFNVGLTSDAEMEELITQKKESGVLLTCLGFGMKNYKDSKLQALSSKGNGNFAYIDDLEEASKIFAREFGSTLFTIARDVQTEVTFNPAVVKSYRLVGYENKVFDVDTSVHERYGGGIVGSGHCAVALYEIMPQEGALPADSLLARVKISYRDPQDSVLQYIKTDISTASSSFDVASDDFRFAASVALFGMILRNSAYRGCGDADMVMDIARKALGKDREGYRQEFLKLVKIVRKTKY, from the coding sequence ATGCGAAAGTTCCTTTTACTCTTATTGTTATGGGGTGGAAGTATACAAGCGCAAACAATATGGGTGTCGGGAGCGGTAGAGGACAGTATTACCCATCGTCCTCTTGCTGGTGTTACCGTGAGCGTTATGAATGATACGGCGAAAGTATTGACCAATGCTTTCGGCCTTTTTAAACTGGGGATTCCTGCTACTGTTGCGAAGCTGTTGCTTACCCGGGAAGGTTACCATCCCCTGCAGATCGCGGTTAAAAACACGGACCGTCTGCTGATAACATTGTCGCCTATACATAAAGCCCCTGACGCTATAGCGCTGGCTAAAGCCAGTGCACGTGTCCGACAGTACAGTAACCCCAACTACGGCAATGTAGGTATGGGCGTAAATGCTTTTTTCAATGAAACATATGGCACCACTTATGAAAACAGGTTTACCCGTGCAAAGGTGCGCCCGGTATCTGTTTTTGCGGTGGATGTGGACAGAGCCTCCTACAGCAATGTACGCCGTTTCCTGCGGCTGAAAGAGCCGGTGCCGGTAGATGCCGTGCGGATAGAGGAGATGGTCAATTATTTTCATTACGATTACCCATTGCCGCCGGAAGGTAAAACCATGGCGTTGTACAGCCGTTATGCCACCTGTCCCTGGGAACCGTCGCATCAGCTGCTGCAGATAGCAATAAGGGCTAAAGCTTTGCAGACAGACAGTCTGCCGCCCAGCAATCTGGTATTTCTGATCGATGTTTCCGGATCTATGGGTACGCCCAACAAACTACCACTCCTGCAGGCTGCCTTCCGTATACTGGTCAATAACCTGCGCCCGGCCGATAAAGTAGCAATCGTCACTTATTCCAGCGAGCCCGGAGTCAAACTGCCAGCCACTTCCGGCGAGGAGAAAGAGAAAATATTAAATGCGATCGATAACCTCAGCGCCGGCGGGGCTACTGCAGGAGAAGCTGCTATTAAAATGGCTTATCAGATAGCGGCCGAGCAGTTTGTTCCTGATGGCAACAACCGCGTTATTCTGGCTACAGATGGCGATTTTAATGTAGGCCTCACCAGCGATGCTGAGATGGAAGAACTGATCACACAAAAGAAAGAAAGCGGCGTATTACTGACCTGTCTGGGTTTTGGAATGAAGAACTATAAGGACTCCAAGCTGCAGGCCTTGTCCAGCAAAGGTAACGGCAACTTTGCCTATATTGATGATCTGGAGGAGGCGAGCAAAATCTTTGCACGCGAGTTTGGCAGCACGCTTTTTACTATCGCCAGGGATGTGCAGACAGAAGTGACCTTTAATCCCGCGGTGGTAAAATCGTATAGGCTTGTAGGTTATGAAAACAAGGTGTTTGATGTGGATACCTCCGTTCATGAGAGATATGGTGGTGGTATTGTGGGCAGCGGACACTGTGCGGTAGCGCTTTACGAGATTATGCCACAGGAAGGAGCCTTGCCGGCAGATAGTCTGCTGGCAAGGGTAAAAATCTCTTACCGTGATCCGCAGGACAGTGTTTTACAGTACATCAAAACAGATATCAGTACAGCTTCTTCTTCTTTTGATGTGGCGTCGGATGATTTCCGCTTTGCAGCCTCTGTGGCTTTGTTTGGTATGATACTGCGCAACTCTGCCTACCGGGGCTGCGGCGATGCCGATATGGTGATGGACATTGCCCGCAAGGCCCTGGGAAAAGACAGGGAAGGGTATCGCCAGGAATTCCTCAAGCTGGTGAAAATAGTACGTAAAACGAAGTACTGA
- a CDS encoding class I SAM-dependent methyltransferase, with translation MDSKLQMFENRLTKVFRHISKLAKRQNITCYRVYDDDIPEFPFSIEIYEDHVYIAEYHRKHGMEEDAHEAWLDNCLELISKVLNIPPANIWVKQRQRKENRQSQYEKLSIESQEMTVHESGLKFKINLSDYLDTGLFLDHRITRSMVRDEVKDKKVLNLFCYTGSFSVYAAAGGAAEVTSVDLSKTYLSWAEDNMRLNGFDPSKHPFVHADVLQYLDTLKLNTFDLVIMDPPTFSNSKRMKDFLDIQRDHAELLNKVLLATKKDGVVYFSNNYRRFVLEEDKINASSIKDITNQTLPFDFQQKMIRKCYRLIK, from the coding sequence ATGGATTCCAAACTGCAGATGTTCGAGAACCGGCTTACCAAAGTATTCCGGCATATTTCCAAACTGGCCAAACGACAAAACATCACCTGCTACCGGGTGTATGATGATGATATCCCCGAATTCCCCTTCAGCATTGAGATATATGAAGACCATGTATACATCGCGGAATATCATCGCAAACACGGTATGGAAGAAGATGCCCACGAAGCCTGGCTCGACAACTGCCTGGAACTCATCAGCAAAGTACTGAACATCCCACCCGCCAATATCTGGGTAAAACAGCGGCAACGCAAGGAAAACCGCCAGAGCCAGTACGAAAAACTCAGCATCGAAAGCCAGGAAATGACCGTCCACGAAAGCGGACTGAAATTCAAAATCAATCTGTCTGACTACCTCGATACCGGCCTTTTCCTCGACCATCGCATCACCCGGAGCATGGTGCGCGATGAAGTGAAAGACAAAAAAGTACTGAACCTGTTCTGCTACACCGGCTCCTTCTCCGTATATGCCGCTGCCGGCGGCGCGGCAGAAGTCACCTCTGTAGACCTTTCCAAAACATACCTGTCCTGGGCTGAAGACAATATGCGCCTCAACGGCTTCGATCCGTCCAAACATCCTTTTGTACATGCCGATGTGCTGCAATACCTCGATACCCTCAAATTAAACACCTTCGACCTCGTTATCATGGACCCACCCACCTTCTCCAACAGCAAACGGATGAAGGACTTCCTCGATATACAGCGGGACCACGCAGAGCTACTCAACAAGGTACTGCTGGCCACCAAAAAAGACGGTGTAGTATACTTCAGTAATAACTACCGGCGCTTTGTACTGGAAGAAGACAAAATCAACGCATCCTCGATCAAGGATATCACCAATCAAACCCTGCCCTTCGATTTCCAGCAGAAGATGATTCGTAAATGTTACCGACTGATCAAATAA
- the dnaJ gene encoding molecular chaperone DnaJ, giving the protein MSTKRDYYEILSVAKGASQDEIKKAYRKVAMQFHPDRNPNNKEAEEKFKEAAEAYEVLSDADKRAQYDRFGHAGMNGNRGGFGGGGGMNMDDIFSNFGDIFGNDDIFGSFFGGGGRSSGGGRRGRGTRGSNLRVKIRLTYEEIAKGANKKIKVKKYVPCQHCGGLGAKDKNAFQSCGTCGGSGQVRKVTQTFLGQMQTVTTCPTCHGEGQIITSKCGHCKGEGRMYGEEMVSIDIPAGVQEGMQLSMSGKGNAGERGGAPGDLLILIEEEPHPELQRDGLNVAYDLHISFPDAVYGTQVEVPTIDGKAKIKIPAGTQSGKIFRLKGKGFPSVNSYEKGDQLIQVNVWTPQHLSADEKEMLDKLQSSDNFKPNPEKSEKGFFEKVRDIFS; this is encoded by the coding sequence ATGTCTACCAAAAGAGATTATTACGAAATACTGAGTGTTGCCAAAGGCGCATCCCAGGATGAAATCAAGAAGGCATACCGCAAGGTGGCCATGCAGTTTCACCCTGACCGCAACCCCAACAATAAGGAGGCGGAAGAAAAGTTCAAGGAAGCTGCCGAAGCTTATGAAGTATTGAGCGATGCTGATAAGCGGGCACAATACGACCGCTTTGGACATGCCGGCATGAACGGTAACCGTGGCGGTTTTGGAGGAGGTGGTGGTATGAATATGGACGACATATTCTCCAATTTCGGTGACATTTTCGGCAACGATGATATTTTCGGCAGTTTCTTCGGAGGAGGCGGCCGTAGCAGCGGCGGTGGCCGCCGTGGTCGCGGTACCCGCGGTTCTAACCTGCGTGTCAAGATCCGTCTGACTTACGAAGAAATAGCCAAAGGCGCCAACAAAAAGATCAAGGTAAAGAAATACGTTCCCTGTCAGCATTGCGGTGGCCTGGGCGCTAAAGATAAAAACGCGTTCCAGTCCTGCGGCACATGCGGTGGCTCCGGCCAGGTAAGGAAAGTAACACAGACTTTCCTCGGCCAGATGCAAACTGTTACTACCTGTCCTACCTGTCATGGCGAAGGCCAGATCATCACCAGCAAATGCGGCCACTGTAAAGGAGAAGGACGCATGTATGGCGAAGAAATGGTCAGCATCGACATCCCGGCAGGCGTACAGGAAGGCATGCAGCTCAGCATGAGCGGTAAAGGTAACGCCGGCGAAAGAGGCGGCGCTCCTGGTGACCTCCTCATCCTCATCGAAGAAGAACCACACCCTGAACTGCAGCGCGATGGCCTCAACGTAGCCTACGACCTGCACATCTCCTTCCCCGATGCCGTTTACGGTACCCAGGTAGAAGTACCCACCATCGACGGTAAAGCAAAAATCAAAATACCCGCCGGTACACAAAGTGGGAAAATATTCCGCCTCAAAGGCAAAGGATTCCCCTCTGTCAACTCCTACGAAAAAGGTGACCAGCTCATACAGGTAAACGTATGGACGCCACAACACCTGAGCGCGGACGAAAAAGAAATGCTCGATAAATTACAATCATCCGATAACTTCAAACCCAACCCCGAAAAATCCGAAAAAGGATTCTTCGAAAAGGTAAGAGATATATTTAGCTGA